TCAACTAGCCCCACTTATTCGCTATACTGCTATAGATTTTATAGCAGTATAGTGAATGAGCATTTTTAAGCGGATTTTTTCTCTAATTTCTGGCAAATTAGGTGAATTAAAGCAAACGGGTGTTATAAGCACAAGTGCGGAAAATTTTATTGTGGAACCTCCAAGCAATAGAGCACATGGAGATATTTACACAAACGTTGCTATGGTGCTCGCAAAGCATGAAAAGAAAAATCCCATTGAAATCGCAGAGGTTTTAGCCAAAGAGTTTGAGCTTTTTGATGAAGTTGCAAAAGTGGAAATAGCGGTCCCTGGGTTCATCAACATGCACTTAAAAATAGAAGTGTGGCATGGGATTTTAAAACAAATAAATGAGCTAAAAACAGAGTTTGGCACCCTAGATATAGGGAACAATCAGGCCATCAATGTTGAATTTGTATCTGCAAATCCAACTGGTCCACTGCATATTGGTCATGCAAGAGGGGCAGTATTTGGTGATGTTCTGGTAAATTTACTAAAAAAAGTCGGTTATAAAGTTACTAAGGAATACTATATTAATGATGCTGGAGCGCAGATAGATACACTAATAAAGTCAGTATATTTGCGGTATAAGGAAGCTCTGGGAGAAAAAATCAGCATCGAAAAAGGTTTATACCCAGGTGAATATTTAAAGCCAATAGGGGAGAAGTTGGCTAAAAAATATGGCACAGAGCTTCTAAAAAAGCAAGATAATCAAACAATTAGAGAATATACTTTAAGTTCTATCTTAGAAATCATAAAGGAAGACATGAACTTACTTGGGGTAAGTCATGATGTTTTTACTTCAGAGTATGAGCTACAAAAAAGTGGCAAAATTGAAGAGAGTATAAAGATATTGTCTGACAAGGGTCTAGTGTATGAAGGGTACTTGGAGAAACCAAAAGGCAAAGAAAGTGAAAATTGGACTTCCAGAAAAGAAATGTTATTTCGCTCTACAAAATTTGGCGATGATGTTGACCGCGCATTGAAGAAAGAGGACGGCAGTTGGACTTATTTTGCCTCAGATATCGCTTACCATTTTGATAAGATATCACGTGGTTTTAACAATATGATCGTAGAGCTTGGTAGTGACCACGGTGGTTATGTAAAAAGGCTCAAAGCAGTTGTCTCTGCGCTAGAAGCAAAAATAGAGGTAAAACTGCATAATATTGTGAATTTTTTCGAGAATGGTAAACCAGTTAAAATGTCCAAAAGATCAGGAAATTTCCTAACAGCAAGAGATGTAGTGGAAGAAGTTGGCAGGGACATAACTCGTTTTATAATGTTAACACGCAAGAATGATATGGTCTTGGACTTTGATTTTGCTAAAGTTAAAGAACAGTCAAAAGATAATCCTATTTTTTACGTGCAATATGCGCATGCTCGTGCTCATTCATTAATGCGTAATGCTCCAAAAGAGCTCCCAACAGCAGATCCTTCACTTTTAAAGACAGGTGGAGAGCTCTTCCTCATAAAAACCTTAGCAAAGTGGCCAGATGTAGTAGAAACAGCGGCAAGGCTTTATGAGCCACACAGAATTACTTTCTACTTACTTGAAGTTGCAGAAGCGTTTCACGTTTTATGGGGGTATGGCAAGAGTGATTTAAACATGCGGTTCATACTGGAAGACAACTTAAACCTCACCGCTGCAAGAATGTTTCTCGTTCAAGCCTTAGCGCACGTAATCGCTTCTGGACTTTCCATCTTTAATATAGAGCCTTTGGAAGAAATGAGTTGATTTTTTTTGCCATAATATGTGATAATTAAAATATTGTTAAAGTAGGAGTAAAGTTATGACAATGAACTATGAGCAGTGGAAAAGAATGTTAAGCGCAGTTAATGAGAAAGAAGATTTAAGTAAAGACAACGTAATTGACAAAATAAAAGAGGAATTAAAGAAATATCCAGAAGAATATAAGAAATGGGAAGAAGCTGGTTTTGGTGTAAATCACCTGTTTGAAGATGAAGATAATCAACTTACATTATTACATTTAGCTGCTTCATGTGGCTATGCAAAAATAGTAAACCTTCTAATAGAAAATGATGCAAGTGTTGATGTAGAATACAAAGGGGTGACTCCTTTACATCGCGCTGTTGGAGGAGGTCATACAGATATAGTAGAAATTCTAGTAAAAAACGGGGCGAAGGTTGATGCAAAGACTAATGTAGAAAAATTTAAAGGATATACTCCTCTACATTGCGCTGGTGAAGGAGGTCATACAAAGATAGCAAAATTTCTCATAGCAAATAGGGCAAATGTTAATGCAAAGGCTGATCATCTAGAAAAAGCAAAAGGTATTACTCCTTTACATTTAGCTGCTGAAAAGGGCCATACAGAAGTAGTAAAAATTCTCATAGCAAATGGGGCAAATGTTAACGCAAAGATTGATGCAGGAGAAGCAAAAGGTATTACTCCTTTACATTGCGCTGCTAAAAAGTGCTATACAGAAGTAGTAAAAATTCTCATAGCAAATGGTGCAGATCCTTTATTAAAGGATAAAGATGGTAAAACTCCGAGAGATTTAGCTGAACGTGACTTTATAAAGAAGCTTCTGGAAAAAGCAGAAGAAAAACAACTGAAGCAGCAAGCACTTAATAAAAGTATTTCTGCCGGTGGTGCAACCGCATTATTAGGCACTGCAGCAGCAGTGGCACTTTTTGTAACCGGAACAGTTGCAGTTGAGTTAATACCTATAGTGATAGCAGTGGTTGCAGTTGCAACAGCAGCACTAGCAGTTGGTGGTATCACATATATGATGTTAAAACCTAGTACTGAAATGGATGAAGTGGAAAAAGAACAAGGCATAACTGGGAATGAGCGGAAAGCTTGATCTGCTGGATTCCAGCACTGGAATTTGTTATTGCAACACGGTAGTCCCTCTTCTTGTCATCCAAGTAGCGTGACACTGGTTCACCTTATGAGGGTATCATCCCAGTACTGGGATGATACCCTACTTAACCGTCATACCGCCGCGGTATCTCTTAGCTGCTAACACGTAGCGGGATGACGAATCGTCAAGGTGTCATCCAAGTAGCAGACACTGGCAAGACGGCAGTGCTTCCTTCTCCTGTCATCCGAGTAGCCCCTTCTCCTGTCATCCCAGTGCCCAGACACTGGGATCCAGGATTTTGACTGTAAACAAGCATACTATACAACATTTTCAATGAAACTGCCAAAAACTGGATTCCAGCGTCACGCGCTACCTTCCGTATAAACATTAAGAAATTCACCAAATGAAAAAAAAGGCAAAAGAAGCCCTGGTCATCGTCTATTTTCAGTATTGGCGTTTTTTTAAGTCTTAAACACTGCAATTTAGCTGCTTTTAAATGCAACTAACCTTAGCTAAAATGTTTAAGAAATTTACTAAGCAGAAAAAAAGGCAAAAGATATCCCGTGTTAGCTAGTTGTCACTCTCTAATCCTGCAAATCGGCGTACTATACTGTCTTAAACAGCGCGTTTCAGCTTATATAGCTAGCAATACTGTGAAGACATAAGGTGCACATAGTGCAAAAAATTAAAAACAAGACGCCAACTACGTTGTTTTCTTGCTGTTTAATCTGCACAGATGAAGATAACTGAATACCTTCAGTACCATGATAAGGGAGCTGGCGGGGTTTGTCAAGGAAGTTTTTCGTTTCTGACGGTTGTTGCAAAAACTATGCAAGAAGTCTATTGAAATCGCGTATATCAATCGTTGTAAAATCACACAATTGCTCTGTAGAGCTATGCCCTGTAATAATTACTATACCATTTTGCTCAGAGCGTATTGAGATTAGGTTCAGCACTAATTCACACGTTGCACTATCAAGATTACAAAATGGTTCATCTATCAGCCAAACGTTTGCATTAGAAATCAAGAGGCGAGCAAGCGTAACTCTTCTTTTCCAGCCTGCAGAAAGTTCGCCATATCTAATATTAAGTACAGGCTGTAGCTGCAAGCAACAAATAGCTGCCACAATCAATTCCCTAGTATTTCGTATTCCTGCCCAGAATTCTATGTTTTGAGTAACAGTTAAGCTATCTTTACAGGCATTCTTATGGCCTATATAGACCATAGAAGGTATATAGGATTTTGGATCATCATATATGTCTTTTCCGCAGTGCCTTATATTGCCTGATACCGGCGGTAAAAGTCCAGATAAACTTCTAATTAAGCTGGTTTTACCACTACCATTTGGACCAGTGATTAGAATCTTTGATTTTGGCTCAGCTTTAAAACTGAGATGTTTAAATAATACTTTGTTATTACGAGCGCAGGATAAATTTTCACATTCGAGCATGAATTATCTGCCCTTCCCCTTATGTTTACCTTGAGTTGAAGCCTGAGCTTTTACAAACAGCTCCCAAAATCCTTTCTGTCCGCCTTCTCTATGTATCAATTGTGCAAAACGCTGCATTAAACCATTACCCATCATAACCATCTTTGTCCATTTACCTACCGGTTTTGCTATGTCAACTATTTCTGGATCTTCTTTATAAACTTGCACATCTTTTTGTTTCTCGCGTAGCGTTTCTTGTTGTTTCATCAACTCTTTTTGCTTATTTTTTTGATATAATTCATTGAATTTTCTGTCTTCTTCCCACTCTTCTTTAAAAACTTTTCTAGGAAATATGATTTTTCTAATGCGATTTTTGTATATTTTTCTCAAAAAGAGAAATACTGCAGCTACAGCAAGTAATGTTACGCTATATGTTATGATCTGTGTAAGTGGCATTTCCTGTATCTAATTCATTAAAAATACCCTTATTATTATACCATAATTATAGAAATTGTGCAATTTTTTTGCGGGTAAAGACAGTAAAAAGCAACACTGCTCTATTTCGTAAATTGTACAAATATCCGACGAATGGGCTTGTATGTAGTAAGGTTTATTTCTATACTTCTTAAAGAATTTAGAAGTGAAACAAATATGAACTGCTATAAAACTCACACGTGTAATGAATTAAGGAAGAGTGATGTAGGAAAAGAAGTTACCCTCTCTGGATGGTTATATCGCAAGCGTGACCATGGCAATCTAATCTTTGTTGATTTAAGAGATTTTCATGGGATTACTCAGCTAGTGTTCAATAATGATAAAGACTTTTTTGATGAGATTTCAAATTTAAAATCAGAAAGTGTGATTACTGTTACAGGAGTAGTTAAAGCTAGAACTGGAGATACGGTAAATAGCTCTATCGCAACCGGAGAAATTGAGGTTGTAGTGGGCAATTTGCACGTTGAATCGGAAGTCGAGTTCCACTGTGATGAAGAAATAGCAAAAGAAGAAAGAAGTATATTAGCAAGTATTACTGGGGAGCAGGAATACCCAGAAAATATGAGATTTAAATATCGGTTTCTTGATTTAAGGCGAGAAAACACCCGCAACAATATTATTCTGCGCTCACAAATTATTGCAGAACTCCGCAAGCTCATGATAGAGCAAGGGTTTTTGGAAATTCAAACTCCAATACTTACTGCTTCGTCCCCTGAAGGTGCACGTGATTATTTGGTGCCAAGCAGACTAAATCCTGGTAAATTCTATGCATTGCCGCAAGCTCCACAGATTTTTAAGCAATTGCTCATGGTTTCAGGGTTTGATAAATATTTTCAAATTGCACCGTGTTTCCGTGACGAAGACGCAAGGGCTGACCGTTCTCCGGGAGAGTTTTATCAGCTAGATCTTGAAATGTCTTTTATAACTCAAGAAGACATCTTTCAGATTATTGAGTCTACCTTATATAAAGTGTTTGCTAAATTTTCTCGTAAGTCTGTCGATAAAGATTTTCCACGTATTACATACAAAGAAGCAATGCTCAAATATGGTTCTGATAAGCCAGATCTGCGTAATCCATTATTAATCAGCGATGTTACAGAAATTTTCCGTGGTTCAGAGTTCAATATTTTCAAAAGCAATATTGAGCGTGGTATGGTAGTGAGAGCTATTCCTGCACCTAAAACAGCAGAGGAACCACGCAGCTTCTTTGATAAAAAGATAGAACATGCGCAAAGAGAATTCGGTGCTAAGGGTCTTGGATATATAACGTTTGATAAAGATGGTACTGCGAAAGGCCCGATTGCTAAATTTCTCGATGACAATAGGCTAAACCACATAAGAGAAGTAACGAATGTAGGGCCTGGAGATAGTGTGTTTTTTGCTTCTGACAAAGAGAATGAGGCAGCAACAATTGCAGGGAAAGTACGCATTCTTTTAGGGTCAGAACTCAGTTTTATAGATGACAATACCTTCAAGTTTTGTTGGATCATTGATTTTCCCTATTTTGTATATGACGATAAAAGTAAAAAAATCGATTTCTTTCATAACCCATTCTCCATGCCACATGGCGGCTTGAAAGATTTAGAGGAAAAAGACCCACTGGATATCCTTGCTTACCAATATGATCTCGTTTGTAATGGAATAGAACTCTCAAGCGGGGCGATTCGTAATAATAAGCTGGATATCATGTATAAGGCCTTTGCCATTGCAGGTTATAGTCGGGGAGAAGTTGATACAAAATTCGGCGCACTTGTACGTGCATTCAGATTTGGTGTTCCTCCTCACGGCGGTATAGCACCAGGAGTTGATAGAATGGTTATGCTACTTGCCGATGAGCCAAATATTCGTGAAGTAATCTGTTTTCCTATGAACCAGCAAGGTGAAGATGTTCTAATGGGTGCCCCTTCCAAAGTGGATAATAAACATTTACGTGAACTGTCTTTGCAGGTCATTGAATAAAAAATTTTATAGTGGAGTATGGTAAACCGGAAGTCATGAACAATATTCAAAAGGCAATACTATCAGGCATAATCTGCAACATGATTATATGGTATGAGTTAACTCTGTTTGGAGTTTTGACGCACATAATAAGCAATGTTTTCTTTCCTTCAGAAAGTGATTATTTAAGCACAATCAAATTTCTTGGTACTTTTGCAGTTGGCTTTGGATTTAGACCACTTGGTGCATTTATTTTTGGTTACATTGGAGATAAATACGGCAGAAGGAAAATTTTGCTGACCTCCGTAATATTAGCTTCGATATCATCTACTGCAATTGCGATTATACCAAGTTTTAGAGAAATAGGAATATTTTCTCCTATACTGCTTCTGCTTTGTAGGATAACACAAGGAATTGCAGCAGGTGGAGAAACGAGTATCAACTCAGCTTTTTTAATAGAACATTCAAGCGATAAAAAAAATCTAGGTTTTTTAGGTAGCATGAAAGCTTTTAGCGGCGCTCTTGGTTCTCTTACATGCTTTGTAATGATAGCTATTTGCAAAAAGTTTACAGGTGAAAATTATGAAATTTGGGGCTGGAGATTGCCTTTCTATTTCTGCTCTATTATGGGCGTAATAGGTTTTTTAATAAGATACATAATGGAAGAGAGCTTAGCATATAAAGTGCACGATAAAAATAAAAGTTTATCCAATTCCCCATTTTTAGAATTAATCAGGGACTATAAAAGGGCATTTGTGATAGCAATTGGACTTGGTATAGCCCAAAATGCAATCGTTTATTCAGCAATCATGTTTTACAACATATCTGTCAAAGAACTTACTTTCTCAGGCATTGATATTAAAAATGTAGTAAGGATTATAGTTGAGATTACATTTGGAGCGTCTGCAGTGCTGTTTGCAATACTTTCTGATAAAGTTGGAAGAAAAAATGTAATGATTCCTACATTAGTAGCTTTAGCTTGCGCCGGTTTGCCGGCACTTTCGCTATTATCGTATGATAATCACTATATTGTAACGCTCACTTTTCTGTTGATAAGTGTGCCGATAGGTGCATCTTTTGGAATATATAATTCTCTCGCCTGCGAGTTATTTCCAACAAAAGTGAGATGCACTGGCTTTAGCCTAGCACATAATATATCTGCAGGTATTTTTGGTGGCCTTTCTCCATCCATATGCATGTGGCTTATAGAAAAAACCGAAACAAAACTTGCAGCAGGCATTTATCTTACTGCCTGTGCATTGATCAGTCTAATATCTGTGCTTCAAATCAAAGCCAAAGACAGAAAAGTTGATTGGTGAAATCGCTTCAGTCAAAAAATAGCACTTCAATAGATTTTTCGATGTGCTTAGGGATAGGAGCGGTAATAGTGATTTCTTTATTGTTTGGCAATTTTAAAGATAAAGAATGCGAATGAAGGTGAATCTGATTTGCTACTTCATCAATAAAAGCTTTTTTACCACCATATTTACCATCACCAAGAATAGGGCAATTTATATGAGTTAAATGTGCACGTAACTGATGAGTTCTACCAGTAATTGGTTGTAATTTTATGTAAGCAACATTGTGTTTGAGTTTTGCTATAATTGAAAAATGCGTAGTAGCGTTTTGAGGTGAATTTTCATCAACGACCACTTTTTCTTGACCTGAAACATATTTTTTCACCAATGGATAATCTATTATTCCACTATCCTTGCTCGGTATGCCAGAAGTTAATGCCAAGTAAGTTTTTTTTACCCTTCGTCCTTTAAATTCTTCCATAAGGTATCTGGCAACATTGGCATTGCGTGCGAATATTATCACTCCACTCGTATCTCTATCTAGTCTATGGACAATTTTAAATATTTCTCCCTCTCTTATTTGGTCAAGCAAATCACTAATGCTAATCTTTACTTTTACGCCACCTTGAACAATGACCCCTGCGGGTTTGTTTATAGCTAGCATATATTCGTCTTCATATAATATGTTCTCTCTTAGTAGATTCACTAACTTTTCATTATATTTGCGGTCAGAATTAGCGTTCTCAATATAATTCAAGTGCTTCAGCGTTATAGTTTGCCCAGGATTTACTCTATCACTGGACTTTGCTTTGCAATCATCAACTTTGATTAATCCTTTCCTTAAAGATTTTTCAATTACAGATTGCTTTAGATCAGGAAAAATTCTTCTGATGTACCTATCCAGCCTAACGTTATCGTCTTCTACTGATATGGTTTTTATACTTTGTAGCATTCCATTATTTATAATGAATATCTAGTGAAATGTCAATTATTGGTGTCATTCAAGTAGCTGACACTGGAATCTAGATAACAACTAGATCCTATTGTCAAGCAATAGGCTACATGTGCTATTTATTTAGTAGATTAAATATGAAGTTTAAAACTCTGCTATTAACTTCCTGTAGAACTAGTGAAAACCAAACTTGCTTAAAACCACTTAATTAGTTATAGTTATAAGTTTGAAGTACAGTAAAATGATAGCTTTTGTCCCTTTGATTATTTTTTTAATCTTGTACCTTGGAAGTGGTGCTTATTTTTCTTTTATCGGAACTGATAATCCACTTCATCAGGTTTCACCAGTAATCTGCTTATTACCAGCACTATTTTTTGCTGTCTCACGTGGTACAAATAAAATTCAGCATAACATCGATACTGTTATCGAGGGCATGGGTGACAAAAATACCCTTACTATGTGTTTAATTTTTCTGTTTTCCGGGGCATTTTCTGCGGTTACTCAATCAATTGGTAGCGCAGACACTGTTGCTAATTTAATTCTTAATTTCCTTCCAGCAAGATTAATGCTGCCTGGAGTATTTTTGGCTTCTGCTTTTATTTCAACTGCAATTGGTACATCTATGGGAGTTGTTGCGCTGATGGTACCTATAGCTGTTAATCTGGCAAAAAGTGGAGCTTTTGGTCTTGAAATAGGAACTGCAACTGTGGTAGGTGGTGCTGTATTTGGCGATAACCTTTCAATGATATCTGATACCACCATTGCATCTGTTTCTTCACAAGGAGCTTCAGCAAAAGATAAACTTAAAATGAACTCTAAAGTTGCACTTATTGCCAGCATTATAACACTCATCTACCTAGCAGTTGCCTCAAATAGTACAAAAATTATTTCTATATCAAATTTAGATTATTATTCTATAATAAAAATTATTCCTTACATTTCTTTAATAATCATGGGGCTGCTTGAAGTCACCACTTTAGTAACAATAACTGTAAACATCATTATTGCTGGTGTGCTAGGAATAACTTTTTTTGACTATGCTATCATTCAATTTCCTCATGACGTGTATGACGGTTTCAAAAAAGTAAACGAGATAATGATATTTGCTCTATTTATCGGTGGGTTAAGCCATATAATGTACAAACAAGGTCAAAAAGCGTTGCATAAACTCATCGATGAAAGCAATATCACAAAAACTAAAGCTGAATTTGTGATAGCAGGGATAGCGTCTATGTTTACTACCTTAGTTGCCAATAATACCATTGCTATTTTACTAAGTGGTGGTATTGCAAAAAGGCTTGCACAAAAACACAGTATTGCGCCACATCGCAGCGCATACTTATTAGATGTTTTTGCTTGTGCTACAAAAGGCATCTTACCTTATGGTTCTCAATTATTGCTAGCAGGGAGTATAGCTTCTGTATCACCTATTTCTTTATTAACACAGGTATATTACTGCTTTATTCTAGCAGCAGTTACAATAGGCGAAATAATCATCAACAGCAGAAAAGAGAAACGTTATGCGGCTGCAACTTAGAGTTTCTCTTTTTTTTTACCCATAAGTACTTGACAAACTCCTTCAACCCCCTTATCATGAAACTGAAGCTATTTATTTACCTTCGCAATCTGCAGATTAAAACGACAAAGGGAACTTTGTATTTGGCGTAAATCATGCTTAATTTTTTGCACTATGTGCACCTCATGTCTTTATAAAACTTCTGGGTTTCTACCTATACAAGCCGAAACGCGCTTATAAAGCGTTTAAGACATCAAAAGACGTCAAATAGAACAAGGGAGAATTTGAATACTAGCTACCCTAGGTTTTCTTTGCCTTTTTTTCTGCTTAGTAAATTTCTTAACGTTTATAATTTAGGTTAGTTGTATTTAAAAGCGGCTGAATCGTAGCGTTTAGAATAAAAAACGCCAATATTTTGAAGTACATATAAATAACTAGTTAACCACGGGGCTTCTTTTGCCTTTTTTTTCGTTTGGTAAATTTCTTAATATTTATGACTAAAAGAGCCCAAGAGAGGTCAGCGCGTGACGCTGGAATCCAGTTTTCCATATAATCTCATTGAAAACGTTTTTCTGTGCTAGTTTACAAGCAAACTTTCCTGGATCCCAGTGGGCTTTGTTGCATAGCAACCGAAAAAATCTGGCAGTTACTGACAAAATTCATTATAAAATAGCCATTTAACCTTTGAAGAAAAAATATGCCACAAAAAATGAGAGTCAGTAACTGCCATGAATATAACAAATTTCTCCAAGAAAGAGGAAGCATTTTTTGTTATATCAATGAAGCTATCGAAAATTGGTATGAAAATAGTCCAAAAATGCAAGGCGGCAACTATATTTACAGTGATAAAGTCGTAATTTTGGTGCATATAATCGTCAATCTTTTTAGAATTGGTTTAAGACAAACGGTAGGGTTTATAAAAGGATATTTGCAACAAATAGGAAGAAATTTGCAGCTATTCACAAGCATCAAAAGAAACTTAATATTAAGATAAATGATTGCAGAAAATAATATGGAAGATATCGAAATTGCTATAGACAGTACAGATATACAACAATACTCCTGAAGGAAAATAGCAAAGATAGAAAGTATTGCAGCTATAGAAAATTGCATGTAATGTTGAATATATAGCTGTAAAATACAGTAACGGTCTGATCACTATGGAGCTTGTGATTTGCTTAAAGAAGTTCATGCCATAAAAGCACTATATGTAGATAGGGCATATGATAGGCACAAGTTTTATAAATTGTGTAACGAATATGATATAAAGGCAAAAATTCCACCAATAAACAATGCGGCAGAACATCCAGAAATAGATTATATGTCTGACAGAAATGCTGCTATTAGATTAATAAAATTATACGGTGAAGATGGCGTGAAAGAATGGAAAAAGAAAGTAAATTATGGGAAAAGATCTTATGTAGAAGGTTTTTTCTCGCGACTGAAACAAACAT
The nucleotide sequence above comes from Wolbachia endosymbiont of Oedothorax gibbosus. Encoded proteins:
- a CDS encoding ankyrin repeat domain-containing protein yields the protein MTMNYEQWKRMLSAVNEKEDLSKDNVIDKIKEELKKYPEEYKKWEEAGFGVNHLFEDEDNQLTLLHLAASCGYAKIVNLLIENDASVDVEYKGVTPLHRAVGGGHTDIVEILVKNGAKVDAKTNVEKFKGYTPLHCAGEGGHTKIAKFLIANRANVNAKADHLEKAKGITPLHLAAEKGHTEVVKILIANGANVNAKIDAGEAKGITPLHCAAKKCYTEVVKILIANGADPLLKDKDGKTPRDLAERDFIKKLLEKAEEKQLKQQALNKSISAGGATALLGTAAAVALFVTGTVAVELIPIVIAVVAVATAALAVGGITYMMLKPSTEMDEVEKEQGITGNERKA
- the ccmA gene encoding heme ABC exporter ATP-binding protein CcmA, yielding MLECENLSCARNNKVLFKHLSFKAEPKSKILITGPNGSGKTSLIRSLSGLLPPVSGNIRHCGKDIYDDPKSYIPSMVYIGHKNACKDSLTVTQNIEFWAGIRNTRELIVAAICCLQLQPVLNIRYGELSAGWKRRVTLARLLISNANVWLIDEPFCNLDSATCELVLNLISIRSEQNGIVIITGHSSTEQLCDFTTIDIRDFNRLLA
- a CDS encoding MFS transporter, whose amino-acid sequence is MNNIQKAILSGIICNMIIWYELTLFGVLTHIISNVFFPSESDYLSTIKFLGTFAVGFGFRPLGAFIFGYIGDKYGRRKILLTSVILASISSTAIAIIPSFREIGIFSPILLLLCRITQGIAAGGETSINSAFLIEHSSDKKNLGFLGSMKAFSGALGSLTCFVMIAICKKFTGENYEIWGWRLPFYFCSIMGVIGFLIRYIMEESLAYKVHDKNKSLSNSPFLELIRDYKRAFVIAIGLGIAQNAIVYSAIMFYNISVKELTFSGIDIKNVVRIIVEITFGASAVLFAILSDKVGRKNVMIPTLVALACAGLPALSLLSYDNHYIVTLTFLLISVPIGASFGIYNSLACELFPTKVRCTGFSLAHNISAGIFGGLSPSICMWLIEKTETKLAAGIYLTACALISLISVLQIKAKDRKVDW
- the argS gene encoding arginine--tRNA ligase, giving the protein MSIFKRIFSLISGKLGELKQTGVISTSAENFIVEPPSNRAHGDIYTNVAMVLAKHEKKNPIEIAEVLAKEFELFDEVAKVEIAVPGFINMHLKIEVWHGILKQINELKTEFGTLDIGNNQAINVEFVSANPTGPLHIGHARGAVFGDVLVNLLKKVGYKVTKEYYINDAGAQIDTLIKSVYLRYKEALGEKISIEKGLYPGEYLKPIGEKLAKKYGTELLKKQDNQTIREYTLSSILEIIKEDMNLLGVSHDVFTSEYELQKSGKIEESIKILSDKGLVYEGYLEKPKGKESENWTSRKEMLFRSTKFGDDVDRALKKEDGSWTYFASDIAYHFDKISRGFNNMIVELGSDHGGYVKRLKAVVSALEAKIEVKLHNIVNFFENGKPVKMSKRSGNFLTARDVVEEVGRDITRFIMLTRKNDMVLDFDFAKVKEQSKDNPIFYVQYAHARAHSLMRNAPKELPTADPSLLKTGGELFLIKTLAKWPDVVETAARLYEPHRITFYLLEVAEAFHVLWGYGKSDLNMRFILEDNLNLTAARMFLVQALAHVIASGLSIFNIEPLEEMS
- a CDS encoding Na+/H+ antiporter NhaC family protein → MIAFVPLIIFLILYLGSGAYFSFIGTDNPLHQVSPVICLLPALFFAVSRGTNKIQHNIDTVIEGMGDKNTLTMCLIFLFSGAFSAVTQSIGSADTVANLILNFLPARLMLPGVFLASAFISTAIGTSMGVVALMVPIAVNLAKSGAFGLEIGTATVVGGAVFGDNLSMISDTTIASVSSQGASAKDKLKMNSKVALIASIITLIYLAVASNSTKIISISNLDYYSIIKIIPYISLIIMGLLEVTTLVTITVNIIIAGVLGITFFDYAIIQFPHDVYDGFKKVNEIMIFALFIGGLSHIMYKQGQKALHKLIDESNITKTKAEFVIAGIASMFTTLVANNTIAILLSGGIAKRLAQKHSIAPHRSAYLLDVFACATKGILPYGSQLLLAGSIASVSPISLLTQVYYCFILAAVTIGEIIINSRKEKRYAAAT
- a CDS encoding RluA family pseudouridine synthase; the encoded protein is MLQSIKTISVEDDNVRLDRYIRRIFPDLKQSVIEKSLRKGLIKVDDCKAKSSDRVNPGQTITLKHLNYIENANSDRKYNEKLVNLLRENILYEDEYMLAINKPAGVIVQGGVKVKISISDLLDQIREGEIFKIVHRLDRDTSGVIIFARNANVARYLMEEFKGRRVKKTYLALTSGIPSKDSGIIDYPLVKKYVSGQEKVVVDENSPQNATTHFSIIAKLKHNVAYIKLQPITGRTHQLRAHLTHINCPILGDGKYGGKKAFIDEVANQIHLHSHSLSLKLPNNKEITITAPIPKHIEKSIEVLFFD
- the aspS gene encoding aspartate--tRNA ligase; translated protein: MNCYKTHTCNELRKSDVGKEVTLSGWLYRKRDHGNLIFVDLRDFHGITQLVFNNDKDFFDEISNLKSESVITVTGVVKARTGDTVNSSIATGEIEVVVGNLHVESEVEFHCDEEIAKEERSILASITGEQEYPENMRFKYRFLDLRRENTRNNIILRSQIIAELRKLMIEQGFLEIQTPILTASSPEGARDYLVPSRLNPGKFYALPQAPQIFKQLLMVSGFDKYFQIAPCFRDEDARADRSPGEFYQLDLEMSFITQEDIFQIIESTLYKVFAKFSRKSVDKDFPRITYKEAMLKYGSDKPDLRNPLLISDVTEIFRGSEFNIFKSNIERGMVVRAIPAPKTAEEPRSFFDKKIEHAQREFGAKGLGYITFDKDGTAKGPIAKFLDDNRLNHIREVTNVGPGDSVFFASDKENEAATIAGKVRILLGSELSFIDDNTFKFCWIIDFPYFVYDDKSKKIDFFHNPFSMPHGGLKDLEEKDPLDILAYQYDLVCNGIELSSGAIRNNKLDIMYKAFAIAGYSRGEVDTKFGALVRAFRFGVPPHGGIAPGVDRMVMLLADEPNIREVICFPMNQQGEDVLMGAPSKVDNKHLRELSLQVIE